The proteins below come from a single Anderseniella sp. Alg231-50 genomic window:
- a CDS encoding DUF2853 family protein encodes MADNSQYYDDVDKFAGNVNNAAVDAIVKYCGIALRSKDASLVSCSDPVELGRVRDGFASKKLGLAGDAADKAIAAVCEKMKDDRQKSRVTFYYLLAEESDTMSALA; translated from the coding sequence ATGGCCGATAATTCGCAGTACTATGATGATGTTGATAAATTTGCCGGCAATGTGAACAATGCCGCCGTTGATGCGATCGTGAAGTATTGCGGCATTGCGCTGCGCTCAAAGGATGCTTCGCTGGTTTCGTGCTCCGATCCGGTCGAGCTGGGCCGGGTGCGCGATGGTTTTGCGTCCAAGAAACTTGGCCTGGCCGGTGATGCAGCCGACAAGGCCATCGCCGCGGTATGCGAAAAAATGAAAGACGACCGGCAAAAGAGCAGGGTGACGTTTTACTACCTGCTGGCGGAAGAGTCCGACACAATGAGTGCGCTCGCCTGA
- a CDS encoding dihydrofolate reductase, producing MRISAVVAASENGVIGCDGGLPWHVSSDMKLFKEITLGKPIIMGRRTWESLPRKPLPGRRNIVITRQQDFSADGAELAHSVDEALSLCAGEAEVSIIGGGQIYTDAMARTDRIYLTRIHLEVDGDTLLPELKDSEWQEVERRSFAKGERDDAAFTLIVMDRVNS from the coding sequence ATGCGGATTTCTGCTGTTGTAGCTGCCTCTGAGAACGGTGTGATCGGGTGTGACGGCGGGTTGCCGTGGCATGTGTCGTCGGACATGAAACTGTTCAAGGAGATCACTCTGGGCAAGCCGATCATCATGGGCCGGCGGACCTGGGAAAGCCTGCCGCGCAAACCGTTGCCGGGCAGGCGCAACATCGTCATTACGCGGCAGCAGGATTTTTCCGCCGATGGCGCTGAACTGGCTCATTCGGTTGATGAAGCACTGTCGCTGTGTGCGGGAGAGGCAGAGGTTTCAATCATCGGTGGCGGACAAATCTATACAGATGCCATGGCGCGCACAGACCGTATCTACCTGACCCGTATTCATCTTGAGGTGGACGGCGACACCTTGCTGCCGGAACTGAAAGACAGCGAATGGCAGGAGGTTGAGCGGCGGTCATTTGCTAAAGGCGAGCGTGATGATGCCGCCTTTACGCTGATTGTCATGGACCGGGTGAACTCATGA
- a CDS encoding FAD-dependent oxidoreductase → MSDQPEIVIIGAGAAGVGAGMELAKRGVPFVVLEASARVGGRAYTDKTSLPYAWDKGCHWMHCADVNPLVAEADRVGTKYLTDARDDWNAVWANGGWADGAGRAATLSAMDAAFAAVDEAGARGQDVPIADILPDTGDLAPIVRLWIQLMSSGDPEQVSARGYADYAETNLNWPVKSGYGDLIERLAEGLPMRLETPVSGIEQRADSVRVTTRSGTIEAKAAIVTASTAVLNTGAIEIGAGPARDLLALVENVPCGFCEKVAIAFDRDLFGHIEQPSVNVLPQDGSEPINFQFANFGDPMVIGHVAGSVAGELVAEGDAAMVEFAMQRLVAAFGSDIKSRMVNAATTDWGSNPFVRGGYSFARPGCAHLRHQMIEADTGNLAFAGEAFSRQWQATAHGAWASGRDVAGRLVDNFRPGK, encoded by the coding sequence ATGAGTGACCAGCCTGAAATCGTCATCATCGGGGCAGGGGCTGCCGGTGTCGGGGCCGGTATGGAGCTTGCAAAACGCGGTGTGCCGTTTGTCGTCCTGGAAGCCTCTGCCCGGGTTGGCGGGCGTGCCTATACCGACAAGACGTCGTTGCCGTACGCATGGGACAAGGGCTGTCACTGGATGCATTGTGCAGATGTGAACCCGCTGGTGGCGGAGGCAGACCGGGTGGGCACGAAGTATCTCACAGATGCCCGCGATGACTGGAATGCGGTTTGGGCGAACGGCGGTTGGGCGGATGGGGCAGGCCGCGCTGCTACGCTGAGTGCCATGGATGCTGCATTTGCGGCTGTTGACGAGGCGGGCGCCAGGGGCCAGGACGTGCCGATTGCCGATATATTGCCCGATACCGGAGACCTGGCGCCGATTGTGCGCCTCTGGATACAATTGATGTCTTCGGGTGATCCGGAGCAGGTCTCCGCACGCGGCTATGCTGACTACGCGGAGACAAACCTGAACTGGCCGGTGAAATCCGGTTATGGCGACCTGATCGAACGGCTGGCTGAAGGACTGCCTATGCGGCTGGAGACTCCCGTCAGCGGCATCGAGCAGCGCGCAGACAGCGTCCGGGTGACGACCCGTAGCGGGACAATTGAGGCGAAAGCGGCGATCGTCACGGCCTCGACAGCGGTACTGAACACAGGCGCTATCGAGATCGGCGCCGGCCCTGCACGGGACCTGCTGGCTTTGGTGGAAAACGTGCCGTGCGGATTTTGCGAGAAAGTGGCGATCGCCTTCGATCGCGATCTATTCGGACACATTGAGCAGCCGTCCGTCAATGTACTGCCGCAAGACGGCAGCGAGCCTATAAACTTCCAGTTCGCAAACTTTGGCGACCCGATGGTGATCGGCCACGTGGCGGGCAGTGTGGCCGGAGAATTGGTGGCCGAAGGCGATGCTGCAATGGTGGAATTTGCCATGCAACGGCTGGTTGCCGCATTTGGTTCCGATATCAAGTCCAGGATGGTGAATGCGGCCACGACCGACTGGGGCAGTAACCCGTTTGTGCGGGGCGGTTACAGCTTTGCCAGGCCTGGATGCGCTCATCTGCGCCATCAGATGATCGAGGCGGATACCGGTAATCTGGCATTTGCCGGTGAGGCGTTCTCGAGACAGTGGCAAGCCACGGCGCATGGTGCCTGGGCAAGCGGGCGTGATGTCGCCGGCCGGCTGGTGGACAATTTCAGACCGGGCAAGTAA
- a CDS encoding pyridoxamine 5'-phosphate oxidase family protein, whose amino-acid sequence MAMFNEGNRELQDKYGGRAVADRIVELVETSSFTDEFREFVEAVPFFFLATSAGDNTDCSFKGGAPGFVRVTAPGQLVFPDYDGNRMYKSLGNIVKNPNVGLLFMKFGAEEGQGELYLRLRVSGLASVHDEHPELANYHGAQRIVQVDVTHIFPNCPRYVPHMEQVAASRHIPEAGTEQPTPEWKKIPPIAELL is encoded by the coding sequence ATGGCAATGTTTAACGAGGGTAATCGCGAGCTTCAGGACAAGTATGGCGGACGGGCGGTGGCGGACCGGATTGTCGAGCTGGTCGAAACGTCGTCTTTTACCGATGAGTTTCGCGAGTTTGTCGAAGCGGTGCCGTTCTTCTTCCTGGCCACGTCGGCGGGTGACAACACCGATTGTTCCTTCAAGGGCGGGGCGCCCGGCTTTGTGCGGGTAACGGCGCCTGGTCAGTTGGTGTTTCCAGACTATGATGGCAACAGAATGTACAAGTCGCTGGGCAACATCGTGAAGAACCCGAACGTGGGCCTGCTGTTCATGAAGTTCGGGGCGGAGGAGGGACAGGGTGAACTCTATCTGAGACTTCGGGTCAGTGGGCTGGCAAGCGTGCATGACGAGCATCCCGAACTGGCGAACTATCACGGGGCGCAACGTATCGTGCAGGTCGATGTGACCCACATCTTTCCCAACTGTCCGCGCTATGTGCCGCACATGGAGCAGGTGGCCGCGTCGCGCCACATTCCTGAAGCGGGCACGGAACAGCCCACGCCGGAGTGGAAGAAGATACCGCCAATTGCCGAGTTACTCTGA
- a CDS encoding choline dehydrogenase yields MSTGSGSIGTYDYIIVGAGSAGCVLANRLTASGRHKVLLLEAGGRDLNPWIHIPIGYAKTFRNPRVNWMYETEPEPELNGRRIYQPRGKVLGGTSSINGLLYIRGQQEDFDLWRQLGNAGWSYADVLPYFKRAEDQQRGEDRLHGVGGPLAVSDQRETHPLCDAFINAGVEQGLPVNHDFNGDHQEGVGYFQTTSRNGRRCSTAVGYLNPARSRDNLHIETHAHVTRVQVDNGTAVGVEFTRNGTAISARASGEVILCGGAINSPQLLELSGIGNADILNDLGIPVVSHLPGVGENLQDHLQVRMVLRSKQPVTLNDATRSLLGKVKLGLEYALFRTGPLTVSAGYAAAFFKTDPSLVSPDIQVHFILFSSDKMGDQLHPFSGFTASICQLRPESRGTIHAVSADPFDAPSINVNYLTQEVDRLANINGLKKLRSILHADAMKPFLAEEMDPGAGVQSDDELLQFCRTVGTTVYHPVGTCSMGTGSNAVVTPELKVRGIAGLRVADGSIMPRLVSGNTNAPIVMIGEKASDLILADAQ; encoded by the coding sequence ATGAGCACGGGTTCAGGATCGATCGGCACCTATGACTACATCATCGTGGGGGCCGGGTCTGCCGGGTGTGTGCTGGCAAACCGTCTCACCGCTTCCGGACGACACAAGGTTCTGCTGCTGGAAGCCGGCGGGCGTGACCTCAATCCCTGGATCCACATCCCCATCGGTTACGCGAAAACGTTCAGGAACCCCCGGGTCAACTGGATGTACGAGACGGAACCTGAACCTGAACTCAATGGCCGCAGGATTTACCAGCCGCGCGGCAAGGTGCTGGGCGGGACCAGCTCGATAAACGGGCTGTTGTACATACGCGGGCAGCAGGAGGACTTCGACCTCTGGCGCCAGTTGGGCAACGCCGGATGGTCTTACGCAGACGTCCTGCCGTATTTCAAACGTGCGGAAGATCAGCAGCGCGGCGAAGACCGACTGCACGGTGTCGGCGGTCCTCTCGCCGTTTCAGACCAGCGCGAGACGCACCCCTTGTGCGACGCTTTCATCAATGCCGGCGTCGAACAGGGACTGCCTGTGAACCATGACTTCAACGGCGACCATCAGGAAGGTGTCGGCTACTTCCAGACGACATCGCGCAACGGCCGGCGCTGCAGCACCGCGGTGGGATATCTCAATCCGGCAAGGTCGCGAGACAATCTGCATATTGAAACTCATGCTCATGTCACCCGGGTGCAAGTCGACAACGGCACCGCAGTCGGGGTCGAGTTTACCCGGAACGGGACGGCTATATCGGCTCGTGCATCCGGAGAGGTCATCTTGTGTGGAGGAGCGATAAACTCCCCCCAGCTTCTGGAGTTGTCGGGTATCGGCAATGCAGACATCCTGAACGATCTCGGCATTCCCGTCGTCTCTCACCTGCCCGGTGTCGGGGAAAACCTGCAGGACCACTTGCAGGTCCGCATGGTACTGCGCAGCAAGCAACCCGTCACATTGAATGACGCCACCCGGTCATTGCTGGGCAAGGTGAAGCTGGGTCTGGAATATGCTCTGTTCCGTACCGGTCCTCTGACCGTCAGCGCAGGCTATGCCGCGGCGTTCTTCAAAACCGATCCCTCCCTGGTCTCACCGGATATCCAGGTTCATTTCATCCTGTTCAGTTCCGACAAGATGGGGGATCAGCTCCACCCTTTCTCCGGTTTCACGGCTTCGATCTGCCAGCTTCGCCCGGAAAGCCGCGGAACCATACACGCTGTCAGCGCCGACCCGTTCGACGCGCCGTCCATCAACGTGAACTATCTTACACAGGAGGTCGATCGCCTTGCCAACATCAATGGCCTGAAGAAATTGCGGTCCATCCTTCACGCAGATGCAATGAAACCCTTTCTGGCAGAGGAAATGGACCCCGGAGCCGGAGTGCAAAGCGACGACGAACTGCTGCAGTTCTGCCGCACTGTGGGCACGACCGTCTACCATCCTGTCGGAACCTGCTCCATGGGCACGGGCAGCAACGCCGTCGTGACCCCGGAGCTGAAAGTGCGGGGTATCGCGGGGCTGAGGGTCGCGGACGGCTCCATCATGCCGCGCCTTGTCTCGGGCAATACCAACGCCCCGATCGTCATGATCGGCGAAAAGGCCTCCGATCTGATCCTGGCGGATGCGCAATGA
- the bluB gene encoding 5,6-dimethylbenzimidazole synthase: MSDTKSSLKPAAGFSEAERDAVYKAIFNRRDVRDQFLPDPVAPGVLDRILTAAHHAPSVGFSQPWSFLLIRSIERRRQVHDLFTIANEEAADRFPDEQAKLYQSLKLEGILKAPLNICVTCDRTRGGKVVLGRTHNPEMDLYSTVCAVQNMWLAARAEGVGMGWVSIYKHDALRELLNIPDHVQIIAYLCVGHVEELYERPELEVKGWADRLAIEDIVHDEVWPADKPDK, from the coding sequence ATGTCCGACACGAAATCCTCACTGAAACCCGCCGCCGGCTTTTCCGAAGCTGAGCGTGATGCCGTTTACAAGGCAATCTTCAATCGCCGAGACGTGCGCGACCAGTTTCTGCCGGACCCGGTCGCACCCGGCGTGCTTGACCGCATCCTGACCGCGGCGCACCACGCGCCGTCGGTCGGTTTCTCGCAACCATGGAGTTTTCTGCTGATCCGCTCAATCGAGCGGCGCAGGCAGGTGCACGACCTGTTCACCATCGCCAATGAGGAAGCTGCCGACCGGTTTCCGGACGAGCAGGCGAAGCTGTACCAGTCACTCAAGCTGGAAGGTATCCTGAAGGCACCGCTGAATATCTGCGTTACCTGTGACCGTACCCGGGGCGGCAAGGTCGTTCTGGGCCGCACCCACAACCCGGAGATGGACCTCTACTCGACCGTCTGCGCTGTTCAGAACATGTGGCTCGCCGCCCGCGCCGAGGGCGTCGGCATGGGCTGGGTCAGCATTTACAAGCACGATGCCCTGCGTGAGCTGCTCAACATACCCGATCATGTGCAGATAATCGCCTATCTGTGCGTCGGCCATGTCGAGGAACTCTATGAGCGCCCGGAGCTTGAGGTAAAGGGGTGGGCCGACCGGCTGGCCATCGAAGACATCGTGCACGATGAAGTCTGGCCCGCCGATAAACCCGATAAGTGA
- a CDS encoding ABC transporter substrate-binding protein: protein MSDKDKLNRVLNSPKVSRREFIQYAVAGGVAAGLAGNMFDKARAATPQKGGAYIQALTGGGTKDVLDPAQTNDSYMINVGNQLRNNLTEIGPDGQLRSELAESWESADAKTWAFKLRKGVEFHNGKTLDANDVVASFNHHRGEGNKSAASGLTKQIKDVKADGDMVMFELEGGNADWPFIVSDYHLMICPADGDKMAWDKGVGTGGYMLEKFEPGVSTLVKRNPNYWKENAAYFDSIENLFVADANARTTGVRTGSLHSMSNLDLKTVALLEKDPNVVVKPTFGNKHATLPMLCNTAPFTDNHIRLALKYSVNREELVKKILRGQGEVGNDSPVGPANIYRATPEELPQRAYDPEKAKFHLKQAGLENLEVSLHIADTAFEGGVDAAQLFAASAKASGITIKVVREADDAYWDDVWLKKPWCGSYWGGRPTEDWVFSQIYSSGADWNESKWENKKFNEILVEARAELDTAKRRAMYVEMQQICHNDCGSVIPMFMAYTHAISKKIGLPEQLANNWELDGHKNGERWWMAG from the coding sequence ATGTCAGACAAAGACAAACTCAACCGGGTTTTGAATTCGCCGAAGGTTTCACGGCGTGAATTTATTCAATACGCCGTTGCCGGCGGCGTGGCGGCCGGACTGGCCGGCAACATGTTCGACAAAGCCAGGGCAGCGACCCCTCAAAAGGGCGGCGCCTACATTCAGGCCCTGACCGGCGGCGGCACCAAGGATGTGCTTGATCCGGCACAGACCAACGATTCCTACATGATCAATGTGGGCAACCAGCTCAGGAACAACCTGACCGAAATCGGCCCGGACGGCCAGCTACGTTCAGAACTTGCTGAAAGCTGGGAAAGCGCCGACGCCAAGACCTGGGCGTTCAAGCTTCGCAAGGGTGTAGAATTCCACAACGGCAAGACGCTCGATGCCAACGACGTGGTGGCTTCGTTCAACCATCACCGCGGTGAAGGCAACAAGTCTGCCGCTTCCGGTCTGACCAAGCAGATCAAGGACGTCAAGGCTGACGGCGACATGGTCATGTTTGAGCTTGAAGGCGGCAACGCCGACTGGCCGTTCATCGTATCCGATTACCATCTGATGATCTGCCCGGCCGATGGCGACAAGATGGCCTGGGACAAGGGTGTCGGCACCGGCGGTTACATGCTGGAGAAATTCGAGCCCGGCGTGTCCACGCTGGTGAAGCGCAATCCCAACTACTGGAAGGAAAACGCCGCTTACTTCGACAGCATCGAGAACCTGTTCGTGGCAGATGCCAACGCCCGTACCACCGGCGTGCGCACCGGTTCATTGCACTCCATGTCGAACCTCGATCTGAAAACGGTCGCGTTGCTGGAAAAAGACCCCAATGTTGTGGTCAAGCCGACCTTCGGCAACAAGCACGCAACACTGCCAATGCTGTGCAACACGGCGCCGTTCACCGACAATCACATTCGCCTGGCTCTCAAGTACTCGGTGAACCGTGAGGAACTGGTCAAGAAGATCCTGCGCGGCCAGGGCGAGGTCGGCAACGACTCGCCGGTCGGACCCGCCAACATCTACCGCGCCACGCCGGAAGAGTTGCCGCAGCGTGCATACGACCCTGAAAAGGCGAAGTTCCACCTCAAGCAGGCCGGACTGGAAAACCTGGAAGTGTCCCTGCACATTGCAGATACAGCCTTTGAAGGCGGTGTCGACGCAGCCCAGCTTTTTGCTGCAAGCGCCAAGGCTTCAGGCATTACGATCAAGGTGGTTCGCGAAGCAGACGATGCCTACTGGGATGATGTCTGGCTCAAGAAGCCATGGTGCGGCTCCTACTGGGGTGGCCGTCCGACCGAAGACTGGGTCTTCTCGCAGATCTATTCTTCCGGAGCGGACTGGAACGAGAGCAAGTGGGAAAACAAGAAATTCAACGAAATTCTTGTTGAGGCCCGTGCCGAGCTCGATACTGCCAAGCGCCGTGCGATGTATGTCGAAATGCAGCAGATCTGCCACAACGACTGCGGTTCGGTAATTCCGATGTTCATGGCCTACACACACGCCATCTCCAAGAAAATCGGCCTGCCTGAACAGCTCGCCAACAACTGGGAGCTGGATGGCCACAAGAACGGTGAACGCTGGTGGATGGCAGGCTGA
- a CDS encoding SspB family protein, whose translation MSDGDSMPEDLMRYDVLAQHALRSVVKLALQRVVRDGLPGEHHFFISFDTNYPGASVSSRIKAKYPNEMTIVLQHQFSGLNVFDKYFEVELQFDNISERLVVPFASIKGFFDPTVQFGLQFEPGVLDDGEDGQTTDVDSAGNAQDTDAPVPHPGSANDQAGAAKASNDDTTVVSLDAFRKK comes from the coding sequence GTGAGTGACGGAGACAGCATGCCGGAAGATTTGATGCGTTATGACGTTTTGGCCCAACATGCCCTGCGCTCAGTCGTCAAACTCGCTTTGCAGCGTGTTGTAAGGGACGGTTTGCCGGGCGAACATCATTTCTTCATTTCCTTCGACACCAACTATCCCGGCGCATCCGTCTCCAGTCGCATCAAGGCCAAGTATCCCAATGAAATGACGATTGTACTGCAACACCAGTTCTCCGGTCTCAATGTTTTTGACAAGTACTTTGAGGTGGAGTTGCAGTTTGACAATATTTCGGAACGGCTGGTCGTGCCGTTTGCGTCAATCAAGGGTTTCTTTGATCCCACGGTGCAGTTTGGCCTGCAATTCGAGCCAGGCGTGCTGGACGATGGTGAAGACGGTCAGACGACTGACGTTGACAGCGCAGGCAATGCGCAGGACACTGACGCCCCTGTGCCACACCCCGGCAGTGCCAATGATCAGGCGGGCGCGGCAAAAGCGTCGAACGATGATACAACGGTAGTTTCACTGGATGCGTTTCGCAAAAAATAG
- a CDS encoding thymidylate synthase, which yields MQQYLDLLRTVRDTGAEKGDRTGTGTLSVFGHQMRFDLADGFPVLTTKKLHLRSIIIELLWFLRGDTNIGWLNENKVSIWDEWADENGDLGPVYGHQWRSWPARNGSTIDQIAGVVERIRNTPDSRRLIVTAWNPADVDKMALPPCHCLFQFYVADGKLSCQLYQRSADIFLGVPFNIASYALLTHMIAHVTGLKPGEFIHTLGDAHIYSNHLEQADEQLKRTPHGLPRLVMKRDVKTLDEFVYEDFEIAGYEAHPSIAAPIAV from the coding sequence ATGCAGCAGTACCTCGACCTGCTCAGGACCGTGCGCGACACAGGCGCTGAAAAGGGCGACCGCACCGGAACCGGCACCTTGTCGGTTTTTGGTCACCAGATGCGGTTTGACCTGGCTGACGGGTTCCCCGTGCTGACGACGAAGAAACTGCATCTTCGCTCCATCATCATTGAACTGCTGTGGTTCCTGCGCGGCGATACCAACATCGGCTGGCTGAACGAGAACAAAGTGTCGATCTGGGATGAATGGGCAGACGAAAACGGTGATCTCGGACCTGTATATGGTCACCAGTGGCGCTCTTGGCCGGCGCGGAACGGATCGACAATTGACCAGATTGCAGGCGTTGTGGAGCGCATCCGGAACACACCTGACTCGCGCCGCCTGATCGTTACAGCCTGGAACCCGGCCGACGTGGACAAGATGGCGCTGCCGCCATGCCACTGCCTGTTCCAGTTCTATGTCGCTGACGGCAAGCTGTCGTGCCAGTTGTATCAGCGGTCGGCAGACATCTTCCTCGGGGTTCCGTTCAACATCGCATCTTATGCATTGCTGACACACATGATTGCTCATGTCACAGGGTTGAAGCCCGGCGAGTTCATCCACACACTGGGTGATGCACATATTTACTCGAACCATCTTGAACAGGCGGACGAGCAACTCAAGAGAACCCCGCACGGTTTGCCGCGTCTGGTAATGAAGCGCGACGTGAAAACACTGGATGAATTCGTGTATGAAGATTTCGAGATCGCCGGTTATGAGGCCCATCCCAGTATTGCAGCGCCGATCGCGGTATGA
- a CDS encoding GNAT family N-acetyltransferase: MSITIREAKPGDGPVLHRLVRELADHHGELDRVVSTPDALEAGLCSSSDRHGCLIAECDGEPVGFVYWYEIFTTFTAKPKLYMEDICVSKQARGTGAGFALVRALAEICMERGCPRFEWLAMEDNDAGRKFYSQIGATVLRGADTWQLWDADISALAEDR, encoded by the coding sequence ATGAGCATTACCATTCGTGAAGCAAAGCCCGGTGACGGGCCGGTCTTACACCGGTTGGTCCGCGAACTGGCGGACCATCACGGTGAGCTGGATCGTGTGGTGTCGACCCCGGACGCCCTGGAAGCCGGATTGTGTTCTTCGTCTGATCGTCACGGATGCCTGATCGCTGAATGCGATGGCGAACCGGTCGGCTTTGTCTACTGGTATGAGATATTTACCACCTTTACCGCCAAGCCCAAGCTCTACATGGAGGATATTTGTGTCAGCAAGCAAGCGCGCGGTACAGGTGCCGGTTTTGCGCTGGTCAGAGCCCTGGCCGAAATTTGCATGGAGCGCGGCTGTCCTCGGTTTGAGTGGCTGGCCATGGAAGACAATGATGCAGGACGGAAATTCTATTCACAAATTGGCGCCACGGTGCTGCGCGGAGCTGATACATGGCAGCTTTGGGACGCCGATATCAGTGCGTTGGCGGAGGACAGGTAA
- the ttcA gene encoding tRNA 2-thiocytidine(32) synthetase TtcA — MSIVEDIAKKDDSSGPSLLRAAPDSVSFRKLRKRLVRHVRQAMDDFAMLSGDGGKWLVCLSGGKDSYALLAVLSDLKWRGLLPVDLVACNLDQGQPGFPRHVLPDFLSAHGIRHRIEYRDTYSIVTEKIPQGGTYCALCSRLRRANLYRVAREEGCSSVVLGHHREDILETFFLNLMYGGRLEAMPPKLRNDDGDLTVLRPLAYCAEDDIEKFSSALEFPIIPCDLCGSQDGLKRNQMKSMLDAMETRQPGRKDTMLKALSNSRPSHLLDRKLFDFSGI; from the coding sequence ATGAGCATTGTTGAAGACATCGCGAAAAAGGATGACAGCAGCGGACCGTCACTCCTGCGGGCGGCACCCGACAGCGTGTCGTTTCGCAAGTTGCGCAAGCGGCTGGTGCGCCATGTGCGCCAGGCGATGGATGATTTTGCCATGCTGTCCGGCGATGGCGGCAAATGGCTGGTGTGCCTGTCCGGCGGCAAGGACAGCTATGCGCTGCTGGCTGTTCTGAGCGACCTGAAATGGCGCGGGCTGTTGCCGGTTGACCTTGTTGCCTGCAATCTTGACCAGGGACAACCCGGGTTTCCCAGGCACGTGCTGCCGGACTTCCTGTCCGCACATGGCATCAGGCATCGTATCGAGTATCGCGACACGTATTCCATCGTGACCGAAAAAATTCCGCAGGGTGGCACATACTGTGCGCTGTGTTCCCGCCTGAGACGGGCAAATCTGTATCGCGTTGCGCGTGAAGAGGGCTGTTCTTCCGTTGTGCTCGGCCATCACCGGGAAGATATTCTGGAAACGTTTTTCCTGAACCTGATGTATGGCGGCAGGCTTGAGGCCATGCCGCCCAAGCTGCGCAATGACGATGGTGATCTGACTGTCTTGCGCCCGTTGGCCTATTGCGCTGAGGACGATATCGAGAAGTTCTCGTCAGCGCTCGAGTTTCCCATCATTCCGTGTGATTTGTGCGGGTCCCAGGACGGTTTGAAACGCAACCAGATGAAATCCATGCTTGATGCCATGGAAACCCGGCAACCGGGGCGGAAAGACACCATGCTCAAGGCCTTGAGTAACAGCCGGCCCAGTCATCTGCTGGACCGGAAACTGTTCGATTTTTCAGGTATTTAA
- a CDS encoding S-(hydroxymethyl)glutathione dehydrogenase/class III alcohol dehydrogenase, with protein MKTRAAVAFEAGKPLEIVEVDLEGPKAGEVLVEIKATGICHTDEFTRSGDDPEGAFPAILGHEGAGVVLEVGPGVTSLEVGDHVIPLYTPECRECEYCLNPKTNLCQKIRSTQGAGLMPDGTSRFSYKGEKILHYMGCSTFANHTVLPEIALAKVNKXAPFDKICYIGCGVTTGIGAVINTAKVEPGSNVVVFGLGGIGLNVIQGARFAGANMIVGVDLNDGKEDWGRKFGMTHFVNPKNVEGDLVAHLVELTGGGADYSFECVGNVNLMRMALECAHKGWGESIIIGVAGAGQEISTRPFQLVTGRSWRGTAFGGARGRTDVPKIVDWYMDGKIDIDPMITHTLALEDINKGFDLMHAGDSIRAVVVY; from the coding sequence ATGAAAACCCGTGCAGCTGTTGCATTTGAGGCGGGTAAACCGCTGGAAATCGTCGAAGTGGACCTTGAAGGTCCCAAGGCCGGCGAGGTGCTGGTCGAGATCAAGGCGACCGGCATCTGCCACACTGATGAGTTCACCCGCTCCGGCGATGATCCAGAAGGTGCGTTTCCCGCCATTCTGGGCCATGAAGGCGCYGGTGTGGTGTTAGAGGTCGGGCCCGGCGTGACCTCGCTGGAAGTGGGCGATCACGTGATCCCGCTGTACACGCCGGAATGCCGCGAGTGCGAGTACTGCCTCAACCCGAAAACCAACCTGTGCCAGAAAATCCGCTCCACGCAGGGCGCCGGCCTGATGCCGGACGGCACCAGCCGGTTTTCCTACAAGGGCGAGAAGATCCTGCACTATATGGGCTGTTCGACCTTTGCCAATCACACGGTGCTGCCGGAAATCGCCCTGGCCAAGGTCAACAAGRMMGCCCCGTTCGACAAGATCTGCTATATCGGCTGTGGCGTGACCACCGGCATCGGTGCGGTCATCAACACCGCCAAGGTGGAGCCCGGCTCCAACGTGGTGGTGTTCGGCCTCGGCGGCATCGGCCTGAACGTCATCCAGGGTGCGCGCTTTGCCGGCGCCAACATGATCGTCGGTGTTGACCTCAATGACGGCAAGGAGGACTGGGGCCGCAAGTTCGGCATGACCCACTTCGTCAATCCGAAGAATGTCGAGGGCGACCTGGTGGCCCACCTGGTGGAGCTGACCGGCGGCGGGGCTGATTACTCGTTTGAGTGTGTCGGCAATGTCAACCTGATGCGCATGGCTTTAGAGTGTGCCCACAAGGGCTGGGGTGAAAGCATCATCATCGGTGTTGCAGGTGCGGGCCAGGAGATATCCACGCGTCCGTTCCAGCTTGTCACCGGCAGGTCATGGCGCGGCACGGCGTTTGGCGGCGCCAGGGGCCGCACCGATGTGCCGAAGATCGTCGACTGGTACATGGACGGCAAGATCGACATTGATCCGATGATCACCCACACGCTGGCGCTGGAGGACATCAACAAGGGCTTTGACCTGATGCATGCCGGCGACTCGATCCGTGCCGTCGTTGTCTATTGA